In Camelina sativa cultivar DH55 chromosome 16, Cs, whole genome shotgun sequence, a single window of DNA contains:
- the LOC104753671 gene encoding histidine-rich glycoprotein-like, translated as MQGMKHQSGHGVQHQSGHEVQHNSKQEMQHHNMQGMKHESGHEIQHHSGHGVQHHSGHEMQHHEMQGMKHQSGHAVQNHSEHGIQHHEVQGMKHQNRHEVQHHSEQGMQQHEMQKMNHKSGHGVQHHSKHGMQHHEMQGMKHQSGHGVHHQSGHGVHHQSGHEHGMQHKGGHEMEHQGGHEMQMYNAHGMKHQGGLGMQQYNGQGMKHHDMLMVPQVPPCHVYMNPNHECSGGRTLVVVKAIEKWRLSNNQKIGWSKGL; from the coding sequence ATGCAGGGAATGAAGCACCAAAGCGGGCATGGGGTTCAACACCAAAGCGGTCACGAAGTTCAACACAATAGCAAACAAGAGATGCAACACCACAACATGCAGGGGATGAAGCACGAAAGTGGGCACGAGATTCAACACCATAGCGGGCACGGGGTTCAACATCATAGCGGGCACGAGATGCAGCACCACGAGATGCAGGGGATGAAGCACCAAAGTGGACATGCGGTTCAGAACCATAGTGAGCACGGGATACAACACCATGAGGTGCAGGGGATGAAGCACCAAAACAGACACGAAGTTCAACACCATAGCGAGCAGGGGATGCAGCAGCACGAGATGCAGAAGATGAATCACAAAAGTGGGCACGGGGTTCAACACCATAGCAAGCACGGGATGCAGCACCATGAGATGCAGGGGATGAAGCACCAAAGCGGGCATGGGGTTCATCACCAAAGCGGGCATGGGGTTCATCACCAAAGTGGACACGAGCATGGGATGCAGCACAAGGGCGGACACGAGATGGAACACCAGGGCGGGCATGAGATGCAAATGTACAACGCACATGGTATGAAGCACCAAGGCGGGCTTGGGATGCAGCAGTACAACGGGCAAGGGATGAAGCACCATGACATGCTGATGGTTCCCCAGGTTCCACCATGTCATGTGTACATGAACCCAAACCATGAATGTAGTGGAGGTCGTACATTAGTGGTCGTTAAGGCTATTGAGAAGTGGCGTCTCagcaataaccaaaaaatcggGTGGAGTAAGGGACTGTAA
- the LOC104750598 gene encoding histidine-rich glycoprotein-like has translation MLDKLLGRIAEFGMQGYGHKGYGSGRGYGFEERKDFVSHVESEGGYFDRQARYDHRIRLPANHGRPPMSHMPVCDEEDSDVEESFERNQSHYTSKDSDVEESFESNQSHYTSNNHQYNQQPPQCNLIMPPSPYNGNIAKMGKMGNRWQGQHEETHQSGYEKHHGGHEVQYHGEHEMQYHEMQGMKHQSGRKVQHHSNHEMQHNKMQGMKHQSGHEVQNHSEHEMQHHKMQGMKHQSGHGVQHHSGHGVQHHNGQEMHGMKYQSGHGVQNHSDHEMQGMKHKSGHGVKHHSEH, from the exons atgcttgataaGCTTCTTGGACGGATCGCTGAGTTCGGGATGCAGGGATACGGCCACAAGGGTTACGGGAGCGGCCGTGGCTACGGGTTTGAGGAGCGCAAGGATTTTGTGTCCCATGTTGAGTCAGAAGGAGGCTACTTTGACCGTCAAGCCCGCTACGACCACCGCATAAGGCTTCCGGCCAACCATGGCCGTCCACCCATGTCTCACATGCCTGTCTGCGATGAAGAAGACTCAGACGTGGAGGAGTCTTTTGAGAGAAATCAGAGCCACTACACTAGCAAAGACTCAGACGTGGAGGAGTCTTTTGAGAGCAATCAGAGCCACTACACTAGCAACAACCACCAGTACAATCAACAGCCACCTCAGTGTAACTTGATCATGCCCCCATCTCCTTACAAC GGAAATATAGCAAAGATGGGAAAGATGGGTAACAGATGGCAGGGACAGCATGAAGAAACACACCAGAGCGGGTACGAGAAACACCATGGTGGGCACGAGGTTCAATACCATGGTGAGCACGAAATGCAGTACCACGAGATGCAGGGTATGAAGCACCAAAGCGGGCGCAAAGTTCAGCACCATAGCAACCACGAGATGCAACACAACAAGATGCAAGGAATGAAGCACCAAAGCGGGCACGAGGTTCAGAACCATAGCGAGCACGAGATGCAACACCACAAGATGCAGGGGATGAAGCACCAAAGCGGACACGGGGTTCAACACCATAGCGGACACGGGGTTCAACACCATAACGGGCAAGAGATGCATGGGATGAAGTACCAAAGCGGACACGGGGTTCAAAACCATAGTGACCACGAGATGCAGGGGATGAAGCACAAAAGCGGGCATGGGGTTAAGCACCATAGCGAGCACTAG
- the LOC104753672 gene encoding uncharacterized protein LOC104753672 gives MERSSNASQCRNSDRGGLGVHKHLAGQKSYVQIHQEMEEELGRPVSFAEVFMKTHTQADGSFVDQKAKQVAEAYDKTLEEKLCEVDDDDPENSGNSSERSSHRNLSIEEKNEIFLKCTQTDEKGNLFGLGSMVETLRKGKRKESYAESSPSTPTLLELQEQLRNKIAHLDAENARRDKEHQESQMKTNELLIYMKEKDPGFDTFIASLRPTAPEDSTPEDIIPPATGSGTHQPPP, from the exons ATGGAGAGGAGCTCAAATGCCTCACAGTGTAGAAACTCCGATCGTGGTGGTCTTGGAGTCCACAAACACCTTGCTGGTCAGAAATCATATGTGcaaattcatcaagaaatg GAGGAAGAATTGGGCCGTCCGGTATCATTTGCAGAAGTGTTCATGAAGACACATACTCAAGCTGACGGATCGTTTGTTgatcaaaaagctaaacaaGTAGCTGAAGCTTATGACAAAACCTTAGAGGAGAAATTGTGTGAAGTGGACGATGATGATCCAGAAAATTCAGGGAATTCTTCTGAACGTTCAAGTCATCGTAATCTCAGCATTGAGGAAAAGAATGAAATCTTTCTAAAG tgtactcaaacaGATGAGAAGGGAAACCTTTTTGGTCTTGGATCTATGGTTGAGACACTTagaaaagggaaaaggaaagaaagctaTGCAGAATCTTCTCCATCAACACCAACACTTCTCGAGCTTCAAGAACAACTTCGCAACAAGATAGCTCATCTAGATGCTGAGAATGCCCGACGTGATAAGGAGCATCAAGAATCTCAAATGAAGACCAACGAGCTTCTCATCtatatgaaagagaaagatccaGGATTTGATACTTTTATTGCTTCCTTGCGACCAACCGCACCTGAAGACTCCACACCTGAAGACATCATACCACCAGCCACCGGGTCAGGTACTCACCAGCCACCACCTTAG